From a region of the Egicoccus sp. AB-alg2 genome:
- the rdgB gene encoding RdgB/HAM1 family non-canonical purine NTP pyrophosphatase: MTRRLVAATANAHKLAEIQALLDHLDVEVVAMQALGVPSPPEDAETFEGNALIKARACHAATGLPAIADDSGLEVDALGGEPGVRSARYAGEQGDDAANNAKLVAALRDVPPPRRTARFVSAVAFVAADGTEHVVRGTMEGHVVDRPRGGNGFGYDPYFVGDDGDGRTNAELSPEEKNARSHRGAAFRAIVPALAQAFADA; this comes from the coding sequence GTGACCCGCCGCCTCGTGGCCGCGACCGCGAACGCGCACAAGCTCGCGGAGATCCAGGCCCTGCTCGACCACCTCGACGTCGAGGTGGTCGCGATGCAGGCGCTGGGCGTGCCCAGCCCACCCGAGGACGCAGAGACGTTCGAGGGCAACGCGCTGATCAAGGCCCGCGCCTGCCACGCGGCGACCGGCCTGCCCGCGATCGCCGACGACTCCGGCCTGGAGGTCGACGCACTCGGCGGCGAGCCCGGGGTCCGCTCGGCGCGGTACGCCGGCGAGCAGGGCGACGACGCCGCCAACAACGCCAAGCTCGTGGCGGCGCTGCGCGACGTGCCGCCGCCGCGCCGCACCGCCCGGTTCGTGTCGGCGGTCGCGTTCGTGGCCGCCGACGGCACGGAGCACGTCGTGCGGGGCACGATGGAGGGCCACGTCGTCGACCGGCCCCGTGGCGGCAACGGCTTCGGCTACGACCCCTACTTCGTCGGTGACGACGGCGACGGCCGCACCAACGCCGAGCTGAGTCCGGAGGAGAAGAACGCGCGCAGCCACCGCGGTGCGGCGTTCCGCGCCATCGTCCCGGCGCTCGCGCAGGCCTTCGCCGACGCCTGA
- the rph gene encoding ribonuclease PH produces MHTEPPAASDTATSVPARPDGRAADELRPVSLEVGVQRNPAGSAAIGFGGTRVLCAASVEDGAPRFRERRGWVTAEYAMLPGSTTDRSRRERNGPGGRSKEIERLIGRSLRSVVDLDALPDVTVTVDCDVLEADGGTRTAAITGGWVALAQALRARGWDRHLVGQVAAVSVGIVDGQPVLDLPYVEDVRAEVDMNVVATADGRLVEVQGTAEGAPFDREQLDRLLDLAIAGCEELFARQRAALDGGAAVDGGAA; encoded by the coding sequence GTGCACACCGAGCCACCCGCGGCCAGCGACACCGCCACCTCGGTGCCGGCCCGTCCCGACGGTCGCGCCGCCGACGAACTGCGGCCGGTGTCCCTGGAGGTGGGGGTACAGCGCAACCCGGCGGGGTCCGCGGCCATCGGGTTCGGCGGAACCCGCGTGCTGTGCGCCGCGTCGGTCGAGGACGGTGCGCCACGCTTCCGCGAACGGCGCGGCTGGGTCACCGCCGAGTACGCCATGCTGCCCGGCTCGACGACCGACCGGTCGCGTCGTGAGCGCAACGGCCCCGGCGGCCGCTCCAAGGAGATCGAGCGGCTCATCGGCCGCTCGCTGCGCAGCGTCGTCGACCTCGACGCGCTGCCCGACGTGACGGTGACGGTCGACTGCGACGTCCTGGAGGCAGACGGCGGCACGCGCACCGCCGCCATCACCGGCGGCTGGGTCGCGCTCGCCCAGGCGCTGCGGGCCCGCGGCTGGGACCGCCACCTCGTCGGCCAGGTCGCGGCCGTGTCGGTCGGCATCGTCGACGGGCAGCCGGTCCTGGACCTGCCCTACGTCGAGGACGTACGCGCCGAGGTGGACATGAACGTGGTGGCGACCGCCGACGGCCGTCTCGTCGAGGTGCAGGGCACCGCCGAGGGCGCGCCGTTCGACCGTGAGCAGCTCGACCGGCTGCTCGACCTCGCCATCGCCGGCTGCGAGGAGCTGTTCGCCCGCCAGCGCGCGGCGCTGGACGGGGGCGCCGCGGTGGACGGGGGTGCGGCGTGA